Proteins from one Desulfovibrio intestinalis genomic window:
- a CDS encoding undecaprenyl-diphosphatase produces the protein MYSLNHQLFLILNADETSPVFLIAIARFLAEWPIGLALIIAFFTLASRKTERVVVMRLLLTVALAMFTAYAIRKIHYNPRPFVIDLGQAFISHAATSSFPSFHGTLLFSMAASLLFSHNERFPGVLILLLGFITAWARIFLGVHYPLDMFGALVTAFLSAAIVHWCFLFRRHPA, from the coding sequence TTAAATCACCAGCTTTTTCTGATTCTGAACGCTGACGAAACCTCACCAGTTTTTCTCATTGCAATTGCGCGGTTTCTGGCAGAATGGCCTATTGGCCTTGCTCTCATAATCGCTTTTTTCACCCTGGCCAGCCGAAAAACTGAACGTGTGGTGGTCATGCGTCTGCTGCTGACAGTGGCGCTCGCTATGTTTACAGCCTACGCGATCAGAAAAATCCATTACAATCCCCGTCCCTTTGTCATTGATTTGGGCCAGGCCTTTATTTCTCACGCAGCCACTTCATCCTTTCCCAGCTTTCACGGCACGCTGCTGTTCTCAATGGCCGCATCCCTGCTTTTCAGCCATAATGAGCGCTTTCCCGGTGTGTTGATCCTTCTGCTTGGCTTCATTACCGCGTGGGCACGAATATTCCTTGGTGTGCATTATCCTCTGGATATGTTTGGCGCTTTGGTTACAGCATTTCTTTCTGCTGCCATTGTTCACTGGTGTTTTCTTTTTCGCAGGCACCCGGCATAG
- a CDS encoding ArsR/SmtB family transcription factor: MDVTQASTLFEALSSGVRLELFRLLVRFAPDGLVAGEIAKHLQIPATNLSFHLKGLLHTGLISVEKEGRFLRYRANIPLMLDTIAYLTEECCAGHPEKCAQYRKQSSVADAVLPSCRCK; this comes from the coding sequence ATGGATGTAACGCAAGCCAGCACTCTTTTTGAAGCCCTGTCTTCAGGCGTACGCCTTGAGCTGTTCAGACTGCTTGTACGTTTTGCTCCTGATGGCCTTGTGGCTGGCGAAATTGCCAAGCATCTCCAAATACCAGCCACCAATCTTTCATTTCATCTCAAAGGGCTTTTGCACACCGGGCTTATTTCTGTGGAAAAAGAAGGCCGCTTTCTGCGCTACCGGGCCAATATTCCCCTTATGCTGGACACAATCGCCTACCTGACAGAAGAGTGTTGCGCAGGCCACCCCGAAAAGTGCGCACAATACCGCAAACAAAGCTCGGTGGCTGACGCAGTGCTGCCTTCATGCCGCTGCAAGTAA